The following are encoded in a window of Scophthalmus maximus strain ysfricsl-2021 chromosome 2, ASM2237912v1, whole genome shotgun sequence genomic DNA:
- the LOC118300302 gene encoding late histone H2A.L3, which yields MSGRGKGAGKTRAKAKTRSSRAGLQFPVGRVHRHLRKGNYAQRVGAGAPVYLAAVLEYLTAEILELAGNAARDNKKTRIIPRHLQLAVRNDEELNKLLGGVTIAQGGVLPNIQAVLLPKKTEKPAKK from the coding sequence ATGTCTGGACGCGGAAAAGGAGCCGGCAAGACCAGAGCGAAGGCCAAGACCCGCTCCTCCAGGGCCGGGCTCCAGTTCCCCGTCGGCCGTGTCCACAGACATCTGAGGAAGGGCAACTACGCCCAGCGTGTCGGTGCCGGAGCTCCGGTCTACCTGGCGGCGGTGCTCGAGTACCTGACCGCTGAGATCCTGGAGCTGGCCGGTAACGCGGCCCGCGACAACAAGAAGACCAGGATCATCCCCCGTCACCTGCAGCTGGCTGTCCGCAACGACGAGGAGctcaacaagctgctgggcGGAGTCACCATCGCTCAGGGCGGCGTGCTGCCCAACATCCAGGCGGTGCTGCTGCCCAAGAAGACAGAGAAGCCCGCGAAGAAGTGA
- the LOC118300310 gene encoding histone H2B-like codes for MPEQLKSAPKKGSKKAVAKTAGKGGKKRRKSRKESYAIYVYKVLKQVHPDTGISSKAMGIMNSFVSDIFERIAGEASRLAHYNKRSTITSREIQTAVRLLLPGELAKHAVSEGTKAVTKYTSSK; via the coding sequence ATGCCTGAACAATTGAAATCTGCGCCCAAGAAGGGCTCCAAGAAGGCGGTGGCCAAGACCGCCGGCAAGGGcggcaagaagaggagaaagtccCGCAAGGAGAGCTACGCCATCTACGTGTACAAGGTGCTGAAGCAGGTGCACCCCGACACCGGCATCTCCTCCAAGGCCATGGGCATCATGAACTCGTTCGTGAGCGACATCTTCGAGCGCATCGCCGGCGAGGCCTCCCGCCTGGCGCACTACAACAAGCgctccaccatcacctccagGGAGATCCAGACCGCCGTGCGCCTGCTGCTGCCCGGCGAGCTGGCCAAACACGCCGTGTCCGAGGGCACCAAGGCCGTGACCAAGTACACCAGCTCCAAGTAA
- the LOC118300278 gene encoding histone H1-like, whose amino-acid sequence MAEEEAPTPAAAPAKSPAKAAKKKATPKPKKAGPSLRDLIVEAVSASKERSGVSLAALKKALVAGGYDVEKNKTRVKVAIKALVAKETLVQTKGTGASGSFKMNKKVEPKAKKPVKKAAPKAKKPAAAKKPKAAAKKPAAAKKSPKKAKKPAAAKKSPKKVAKSPKKAAKSPKKSPKKAAKKAAPAAKKVPAKKAAAAKAKKTAAKKK is encoded by the coding sequence atggcagaagaagaagctccaACTCCCGCCGCCGCTCCGGCGAAGTCCCCGGCGAAGGCCGCCAAGAAGAAGGCGACACCCAAACCGAAGAAGGCCGGACCGAGCCTCCGTGACCTCATCGTCGAGGCCGTGTCCGCGTCCAAGGAGCGCAGCGGCGTGTCTCTGGCCGCCCTGAAGAAGGCTCTGGTCGCCGGAGGCTACGATGTGGAGAAGAACAAGACCCGCGTCAAGGTCGCCATCAAGGCGCTCGTGGCCAAGGAGACCCTGGTCCAGACCAAGGGAACCGGGGCGTCCGGCTCCTTCAAGATGAACAAGAAGGTCGAGCCCAAGGCCAAGAAGCCGGTGAAGAAGGCCGCTCCCAAAGCGAAGAAGCCCGCAGCCGCCAAGAAGCCCAAGGCCGCGGCCAAGAAGCCGGCAGCCGCCAAGAAGTCCCCGAAGAAGGCGAAGAAACCCGCCGCGGCCAAGAAGAGCCCCAAGAAGGTGGCCAAGAGCCCCAAGAAGGCCGCGAAGAGCCCGAAGAAGAGCCCGAAGAAGGCCGCGAAGAAGGCCGCACCTGCCGCCAAGAAAGTCCCCGCGAagaaggcggcggcggccaaaGCGAAGAAGACCGCAGCTAAGAAGAAGTGA